A window from Brucella sp. BE17 encodes these proteins:
- the pncB gene encoding nicotinate phosphoribosyltransferase, with translation MAKTDIARRVYNHAWKLDPIVRSLLDTDFYKLLMLQMIWGLYPKVDATFSLINRTTSVRLADEIDEGELRAQLDHARTLRFTKKEMIWLAGNSFYGRKQIFQPEFLNWLHDFQLPEYELHRRDGQYELLFHGRWSHTTMWEIPALAIINELRSRAAMKSLGPFSLDVLYARAKAKMWSKVERLRELPDLKISDFGTRRRHSFLWQRWCVEALKEGIGSAFTGTSNVLLAMDTDVEALGTNAHELPMVLAALANTDEELRTAPYRVLQDWNRYYGGNLLIVLPDAFGTAAFLREAPDWIADWTGFRPDSAPPIEGGERIIEWWKAHGKDPREKLLIFSDALDVDTIEQTYRHFDGRVRMSFGWGTNLTNDFVGCAPTTIQGLKAISLVCKVTDANGRPAVKLSDNPQKATGDPKEVARYLKFFGNDERVDQIVKV, from the coding sequence ATGGCCAAGACCGATATCGCGCGGCGCGTCTATAATCATGCCTGGAAGCTCGATCCTATCGTGCGCAGCCTGCTGGATACGGATTTCTATAAGCTTTTAATGCTGCAGATGATCTGGGGGCTTTATCCGAAGGTCGATGCCACGTTTTCGCTGATCAACCGCACCACTTCGGTGCGTCTCGCCGACGAGATCGACGAGGGCGAATTGCGGGCGCAGCTCGATCATGCCCGCACATTGCGTTTTACCAAGAAGGAAATGATCTGGCTGGCCGGCAACAGTTTTTATGGCCGCAAGCAGATTTTCCAGCCGGAATTCTTGAACTGGCTGCATGATTTCCAACTGCCTGAGTATGAGCTGCACCGCCGCGACGGCCAATATGAATTGCTTTTTCATGGCCGCTGGTCGCATACCACCATGTGGGAAATACCGGCGCTGGCCATCATCAACGAGCTGCGTTCGCGTGCGGCGATGAAGAGCCTCGGACCGTTCTCGCTCGATGTACTCTATGCCCGTGCCAAGGCCAAGATGTGGAGCAAGGTCGAACGTCTGCGTGAATTGCCGGACCTCAAGATTTCGGATTTTGGCACCCGCCGCCGCCATTCCTTCCTGTGGCAGCGCTGGTGCGTGGAGGCCTTGAAGGAAGGCATCGGATCGGCTTTTACCGGAACAAGCAATGTCCTGCTTGCTATGGATACGGATGTTGAAGCGCTCGGCACCAATGCGCATGAATTACCTATGGTTCTGGCAGCCCTTGCCAATACCGATGAGGAATTGCGCACAGCGCCCTATCGCGTACTGCAGGACTGGAATCGCTATTATGGCGGCAATCTTTTGATCGTTTTACCCGATGCCTTCGGCACGGCGGCGTTTTTGCGTGAGGCACCTGACTGGATTGCCGACTGGACGGGTTTCCGCCCCGATAGCGCCCCGCCGATCGAGGGCGGCGAGCGCATCATCGAGTGGTGGAAAGCGCATGGCAAGGACCCGCGTGAGAAGTTGCTGATCTTTTCCGATGCGCTGGATGTCGACACGATCGAACAGACTTATCGCCATTTTGACGGACGTGTGCGCATGAGTTTTGGTTGGGGTACCAACCTGACCAACGATTTTGTCGGCTGTGCGCCAACGACCATTCAGGGCTTGAAGGCCATTTCGCTTGTCTGCAAGGTGACGGACGCCAATGGACGCCCCGCGGTCAAACTCTCGGACAATCCGCAGAAGGCCACAGGCGACCCGAAGGAAGTCGCGCGGTATCTTAAATTTTTTGGCAATGACGAGCGGGTGGACCAGATCGTCAAGGTGTGA
- a CDS encoding PhzF family phenazine biosynthesis protein: MADPSTVLRIAAFSQGDQGGNPAGVLIAEQLPAPAQMQKIAADVGFSETAFAMPDGNAWRVRYFAPQMEVPFCGHATIALGAALAMREGDGRFALNINNASISVEGRKEGDLFAASLQSPPTRNRAANVQETEQALALFGYDQDDLDPKIPPAIIHGGADHIVLALGSREKLAAMQYDMARGRKLMQRQGWTTILLVHAQTPQRFHSRNAFAAGGVYEDPATGASTAAFAAYLRDLGWPHQGSIEVLQGEDMGSPSHLRATIGTVRGGSIRISGTARLME, encoded by the coding sequence ATGGCTGATCCGTCAACAGTCCTGCGCATTGCCGCCTTCTCTCAAGGTGATCAGGGCGGGAATCCTGCCGGCGTGCTGATTGCCGAACAATTGCCTGCACCTGCGCAGATGCAGAAGATCGCCGCAGACGTCGGCTTTTCGGAAACCGCCTTCGCTATGCCCGATGGGAATGCCTGGCGGGTGCGCTATTTCGCGCCGCAAATGGAAGTGCCTTTCTGCGGCCATGCCACCATTGCACTTGGCGCAGCCCTTGCCATGCGCGAGGGCGATGGGCGCTTTGCACTTAATATCAACAATGCCTCTATCAGCGTGGAAGGCCGCAAGGAAGGCGATCTGTTTGCCGCTAGCCTGCAATCGCCGCCAACGCGCAACCGTGCGGCAAATGTCCAAGAAACGGAACAGGCGCTGGCGCTGTTCGGCTATGATCAAGATGATCTCGACCCGAAAATTCCACCTGCGATCATCCATGGGGGTGCGGATCATATCGTACTTGCGCTTGGTTCCCGCGAGAAACTCGCCGCCATGCAATATGATATGGCGCGCGGACGAAAGCTGATGCAACGGCAGGGTTGGACAACTATTCTGCTCGTTCATGCGCAAACACCGCAGCGCTTCCACAGCCGTAATGCCTTTGCGGCTGGTGGTGTCTATGAAGACCCGGCAACTGGCGCTTCGACCGCAGCTTTTGCAGCCTACCTGCGCGATCTTGGCTGGCCGCATCAAGGCTCGATCGAAGTCCTGCAAGGCGAGGATATGGGTAGCCCCTCGCATCTGCGCGCCACAATCGGCACGGTGCGCGGCGGCTCCATCCGTATTTCGGGCACGGCAAGATTAATGGAATAG
- a CDS encoding carbohydrate kinase, translated as MILCCGEALIDMLPRETSAGESTFMPVAGGSVFNTSIALGRLGVSTGFFSGLSSDFFGQILRETLKRSHVDYSYSAISDRPTTLAFVRLVDGQARYAFYDENTALRMLSQSDIPLIDDSIKAMLFGCISLISEPCGSVYEALMTREAAKRVMFLDPNIRTSFVTNREAHLARMKRMIALADIVKLSDEDLDWFGESGTHAEIASRWLKLGPKLIVITKGAHGADAYTARAKVSVPGVKVDVADTVGAGDTVNAGILASLNVQGLLTKQAIAALDDDQIHAAVALGVRAAAVTVSRAGANPPWATEMKD; from the coding sequence ATGATTCTTTGTTGCGGTGAAGCCCTGATAGACATGCTGCCAAGAGAGACTTCGGCAGGTGAAAGCACCTTCATGCCGGTGGCTGGCGGTTCGGTCTTCAACACCTCGATTGCCTTGGGACGGCTTGGCGTTTCAACGGGGTTTTTCTCCGGGCTGTCATCGGATTTTTTCGGCCAGATCCTGCGCGAAACGCTCAAGCGCTCCCATGTCGATTATTCCTACTCGGCTATATCCGACCGCCCGACGACGCTCGCCTTCGTGCGACTGGTGGATGGGCAGGCGCGTTATGCCTTCTATGATGAGAATACCGCCTTGCGCATGCTTTCACAGAGCGATATCCCGCTGATCGATGATAGCATCAAGGCCATGCTGTTTGGCTGTATCAGCCTGATTTCTGAACCCTGCGGCAGCGTCTATGAAGCGCTGATGACGCGCGAGGCTGCAAAACGGGTTATGTTCCTCGATCCCAATATCCGGACGAGCTTTGTCACGAACCGCGAAGCGCATCTTGCTCGTATGAAGCGGATGATTGCGCTGGCTGATATCGTCAAACTCTCGGACGAAGACCTCGACTGGTTCGGCGAAAGCGGAACACATGCGGAAATCGCTTCCAGGTGGCTGAAGCTCGGCCCTAAACTCATCGTCATCACAAAGGGCGCGCATGGTGCCGACGCCTATACGGCGAGAGCGAAGGTCAGTGTGCCGGGCGTGAAGGTCGATGTTGCCGATACGGTAGGCGCGGGCGATACGGTCAATGCCGGGATTCTCGCAAGCCTTAATGTGCAAGGGCTTCTGACGAAACAAGCCATCGCCGCGCTTGATGACGACCAGATTCATGCAGCCGTAGCCCTTGGCGTGCGTGCAGCCGCCGTCACTGTGTCACGCGCCGGTGCAAATCCCCCTTGGGCCACCGAGATGAAGGACTGA
- a CDS encoding SDR family oxidoreductase, translating to MSQHSKSDEATNRTASGAADTERKTLVLTGASRGIGHATVKRFSRAGWRVITCSRQDFAENCPWPAGPEDHIKVDLADQEDIGKAIAEIRRRLEANGSKLHALVNNAGISPKAEGSKRLNSLETPMSVWRDVFQVNFMAPIMLARGLFKELEAAQGSVVNVTSIAGSRVHPFAGTAYATSKAALASLTREMASDFGPYGIRVNAIAPGEIDTAILSPGTEKMVEQLPLRRLGKTSEVAETIYFLCTEASSYVTGSEIHINGGQHV from the coding sequence ATGAGCCAGCATAGCAAATCAGACGAAGCAACAAACAGAACCGCATCGGGCGCGGCAGATACCGAGCGCAAGACGCTCGTGCTGACCGGCGCCAGCCGCGGCATCGGACACGCTACGGTCAAACGTTTTTCGCGTGCGGGCTGGCGCGTCATCACCTGTTCAAGGCAGGATTTTGCTGAAAATTGCCCGTGGCCCGCAGGCCCGGAAGATCACATCAAAGTCGATCTCGCGGATCAGGAAGATATCGGCAAGGCCATCGCGGAAATCCGCCGCAGGCTCGAAGCCAACGGCAGCAAGCTGCATGCGCTCGTCAATAATGCGGGCATCTCGCCAAAGGCGGAAGGCAGCAAGCGCCTCAACTCGCTTGAAACACCGATGTCGGTCTGGCGTGACGTGTTTCAGGTCAATTTCATGGCCCCGATCATGCTCGCACGTGGGCTTTTCAAGGAACTGGAAGCAGCGCAAGGCTCGGTGGTCAATGTGACATCGATTGCAGGAAGCCGCGTGCATCCTTTTGCGGGCACGGCTTACGCCACCTCCAAGGCGGCGCTCGCGTCGCTGACCCGCGAAATGGCCTCGGATTTCGGCCCCTATGGCATTCGCGTCAACGCCATCGCTCCGGGCGAGATCGATACAGCGATCCTCTCGCCGGGCACGGAAAAAATGGTCGAACAATTGCCGCTGCGTCGTCTTGGCAAAACCTCGGAAGTGGCCGAAACCATCTATTTCCTGTGCACCGAAGCCTCGTCCTATGTCACAGGCTCGGAAATTCACATCAATGGCGGCCAGCACGTCTGA
- a CDS encoding DUF1254 domain-containing protein, producing MRFLFGSTVNIAAFKNILRLVSSIIILSAAVDYSVAQETATPKAVTVENFPRAETDTTIAAYAQKGAFGKFLHVRAPVSIDEQKIVRTNRDTLYSFGIFDLDAGPVTLSLPETEKRYMMAQVLDQDQYTRDIAYAPGERTYSRDSVHTRYMIVIVRTLVDPQSAEDIRRVHALQNSIGVSQSGKGSLELPDWDAASQGQIREALKGLGAHLGSTANMFGTPDEVDPIKYLIGAAIGWGGNPESAAIYLSGHPKDKSGADVEILTIKDVPVDGFWSISVYNKEGYFAKNALDAYSVNNLTAKKSEDGSVTVQFGGCEKTTPNCLPTMPGWNYTVRLYRPRSEILNGSWKFPEPVQISPAK from the coding sequence ATGAGATTTCTATTTGGATCAACAGTTAATATCGCAGCCTTCAAGAACATCCTCAGGCTCGTCTCATCAATTATTATTCTTTCTGCAGCTGTTGATTATTCCGTTGCTCAAGAGACTGCCACTCCCAAAGCCGTCACTGTTGAGAATTTCCCACGAGCGGAGACTGATACGACCATTGCGGCCTATGCACAAAAAGGTGCCTTCGGAAAGTTTCTTCATGTCCGCGCACCCGTATCAATTGACGAACAGAAAATAGTTCGCACCAACAGGGATACGCTCTATTCGTTTGGCATTTTTGATCTCGATGCTGGTCCCGTAACGCTCAGTCTGCCCGAGACGGAAAAGCGTTACATGATGGCACAGGTACTCGATCAGGATCAGTACACGCGAGATATCGCCTATGCGCCGGGCGAAAGAACATATTCCAGAGATTCGGTTCATACCCGCTACATGATCGTGATCGTCAGAACGCTTGTCGATCCCCAGAGTGCAGAGGATATCAGGCGCGTTCACGCATTGCAGAATTCCATAGGTGTTTCTCAGTCCGGTAAAGGGTCACTGGAGCTTCCCGATTGGGACGCTGCATCCCAAGGGCAGATTCGCGAAGCGCTAAAGGGTCTTGGCGCACATCTTGGAAGCACCGCAAATATGTTCGGAACTCCGGATGAAGTCGATCCGATCAAGTATCTGATCGGTGCCGCTATCGGATGGGGTGGGAATCCCGAAAGCGCCGCCATTTATCTCTCCGGCCATCCGAAAGACAAGAGTGGAGCCGACGTTGAGATTCTGACCATCAAGGATGTTCCTGTCGACGGTTTCTGGTCGATCAGCGTTTACAACAAGGAAGGTTACTTCGCGAAAAACGCGTTGGACGCTTATTCTGTCAATAATCTTACAGCGAAGAAAAGTGAGGATGGCAGTGTGACCGTACAATTCGGTGGTTGCGAAAAGACGACGCCGAATTGCCTGCCCACGATGCCCGGCTGGAATTATACGGTCCGTCTTTACAGGCCCAGAAGCGAGATACTGAACGGCAGCTGGAAATTTCCTGAACCGGTACAGATAAGCCCGGCAAAATAG
- a CDS encoding transporter, with protein MKSRVKFIGLCGLVLASLPAEIASAAEGGIGVYLLGSKGPAAAITPPPGLYLENDFYFYRGTMGKDEKLPAGGRLAVGIEGDAALYIPSLSYIAPEPLLGGHLGLSVSLPVGKKETDADLTLRGPRGGHATGAISDDILTIGDPKVGAYLGWQTGNFHYQLGTQFNVPIGDYHEGAITNLAFHRWGTDIFAAATWLDPTIGLDISGAAGVTFNSTNTATDYKTGNEFHFEGAMVQHFNKSFDAGLIGYYYKQLGADSGSGASGAFKGEVAAIGVTLGYSFKAGELPMAARLKYYHEVSAENRPKGDAVYVTLSMPLKF; from the coding sequence ATGAAGTCCAGAGTTAAATTCATAGGCCTCTGCGGTCTGGTTCTCGCTAGCCTTCCCGCAGAAATCGCAAGTGCTGCCGAGGGCGGTATCGGTGTCTATCTGCTTGGTTCAAAGGGACCAGCAGCAGCCATCACTCCACCGCCGGGATTATACCTTGAAAACGACTTCTATTTTTATCGCGGCACGATGGGGAAAGATGAAAAGCTCCCCGCTGGCGGGCGGCTGGCAGTTGGCATTGAAGGCGATGCAGCGCTCTATATCCCGTCGCTGAGCTACATAGCGCCGGAGCCTTTGCTGGGTGGCCATCTGGGACTGTCCGTTTCCTTGCCGGTCGGAAAGAAAGAAACCGATGCTGACCTGACATTGCGGGGGCCGAGAGGCGGTCATGCAACCGGAGCGATCAGCGATGATATATTGACCATAGGGGACCCCAAGGTCGGTGCTTATCTTGGCTGGCAAACCGGCAATTTTCACTATCAGCTTGGAACCCAGTTCAATGTGCCGATCGGAGACTATCACGAAGGCGCAATCACAAACCTTGCCTTTCATCGCTGGGGCACGGATATTTTCGCCGCGGCTACGTGGCTCGATCCCACCATTGGTCTTGATATTTCCGGTGCGGCCGGCGTTACATTCAATTCAACCAACACAGCAACCGATTACAAGACAGGTAACGAATTCCATTTTGAAGGTGCGATGGTTCAGCATTTCAACAAAAGCTTCGACGCCGGGCTGATCGGTTATTATTATAAACAGCTCGGCGCTGATAGCGGCTCAGGGGCTAGCGGGGCCTTTAAAGGCGAGGTTGCTGCAATTGGTGTGACGCTGGGCTACAGTTTCAAGGCAGGAGAACTGCCCATGGCGGCCCGGCTCAAATATTACCATGAGGTGAGTGCCGAAAATCGGCCGAAGGGCGATGCGGTTTACGTCACACTGTCAATGCCCCTGAAATTCTAA
- a CDS encoding Crp/Fnr family transcriptional regulator: MVDITREQAEKIVSQQGWLSHMPQPFRDKLFQHAMLIRMPPNHTVFRHGDPVGGIYGLVAGCVTVNLAPANATPCLVHLGLPGAWTGEGCFLTGQPRRVELKTLTETHAFHLPLDIMQKLSHEDYNIVRAFGAISIFSTDVLIHIIHDLQKRNPAKRIASVLRRIVPDENTSVILSQAEIATMTNTSRQQVNVALKKFADAGWIEYSYRSISFLNLPQLAKFSTDGADD, encoded by the coding sequence ATGGTTGATATTACACGAGAGCAGGCCGAAAAAATTGTTAGCCAGCAAGGCTGGCTGTCACATATGCCGCAGCCTTTCAGGGACAAGCTGTTTCAGCACGCAATGCTGATTAGAATGCCGCCAAATCATACCGTATTCCGCCATGGGGATCCGGTGGGCGGTATTTACGGGCTTGTTGCCGGTTGCGTCACGGTTAATCTTGCACCGGCCAATGCCACGCCTTGTCTGGTTCATCTGGGATTACCCGGGGCATGGACTGGAGAGGGTTGTTTTCTAACCGGACAACCCAGACGCGTTGAGCTTAAAACGCTGACCGAAACACATGCTTTTCATTTGCCTCTCGACATCATGCAAAAGCTCTCCCACGAGGACTACAACATCGTGCGCGCCTTTGGAGCTATTTCGATCTTCAGCACGGATGTGCTTATCCATATCATTCACGATCTGCAGAAAAGAAACCCTGCTAAACGCATAGCATCCGTGCTGCGCCGTATTGTGCCCGACGAGAACACGTCCGTTATTCTTTCGCAGGCTGAAATCGCTACGATGACCAACACTTCCCGCCAACAGGTCAACGTGGCATTGAAGAAATTCGCAGATGCTGGCTGGATCGAGTACAGTTATCGCTCGATTTCCTTTCTGAATTTACCCCAATTGGCTAAGTTCTCCACTGACGGTGCAGATGATTAA
- a CDS encoding transglycosylase domain-containing protein gives MASRDDRNGRIEPSFDGEKKKEDDDFRVDQEDRVARAQNRKPVKSGKASPRASRRGKAKPRGFFGFVRRAIYWCFVLGLWGGIGLAGVLIYFAIKMPPTTDWEIPDRPPNVRIVDVSGKLIANRGTTGGQAVGLHEMSAYIPQAVIAIEDRRFYSHFGIDPIGLGRAIFTNLMSGRAVQGGSTLTQQLAKNLFLSPDRTLERKVQEVMLALWLEHKYTKDQILEMYLNRVYLGSGAYGVDAASRRYFNKSAKDVNLMEAATLAGLLKAPSRLSPARDPEAANARARLVLGAMRKEGMIDDRQQAIAESEPPTRAPSYWQGSENYVADKVVSALPALIGETKSDITVETTIDLSLQAAGEEAIKEQIAQHSKKMNVSQGAMVSIDGTGAVRAMVGGVDYAASQFDRVTDGHRQPASTFKPFVYLSSLEQGRTPDSVRNDAPVRIGKWTPANDNGKYMGEVTLATALSHSLNSVSAQLVMEVGPQTVIDTAHRLGVQSALVPNASLALGTSEVTLLELTDAYVPFANGGYRAPVYFITRVTDADGNVLYQKEDGIGPRVIDERNVGMINAMLRRTVEDGTARRAAFGGWPAAGKTGTSQNFRDAWFIGYTANLTTGVWFGNDDGKGMKRVFGSTLPVAAWKEFMQKAHKGVPIAQLPGHYEIQNVLPGGSDGMDPNAPYDPNLMSQNGFGNQPMAGNDEEGYWPPAPETTPRNDIQQPAQQPDQQPSQQPGKSTTLYDIIMGN, from the coding sequence ATGGCATCGCGAGACGACAGGAATGGACGCATCGAACCTTCTTTTGATGGTGAGAAAAAGAAGGAAGACGATGATTTCCGTGTCGATCAGGAGGACCGTGTGGCGCGCGCGCAAAATCGCAAGCCGGTGAAATCCGGCAAGGCAAGTCCCCGTGCATCGCGTCGCGGCAAGGCAAAACCGCGCGGCTTTTTTGGCTTTGTGCGTCGCGCTATCTACTGGTGTTTCGTGCTAGGCCTTTGGGGCGGCATCGGCCTTGCCGGCGTCCTGATCTATTTTGCGATCAAAATGCCACCCACCACCGACTGGGAAATCCCCGACCGTCCGCCCAATGTGCGCATTGTCGATGTCAGTGGCAAGCTGATCGCCAATCGCGGCACTACCGGCGGCCAGGCCGTGGGCTTGCATGAAATGTCGGCCTATATTCCTCAGGCCGTGATTGCCATCGAGGACCGGCGCTTTTATTCGCATTTCGGCATTGACCCTATCGGGCTTGGCCGCGCTATCTTTACCAATCTCATGTCCGGTCGTGCCGTGCAGGGAGGGTCGACTTTGACGCAGCAGCTTGCCAAAAACCTGTTTCTGTCGCCCGACCGTACACTTGAACGAAAAGTGCAGGAAGTGATGCTCGCGCTGTGGCTTGAGCACAAATACACCAAGGACCAGATTCTGGAGATGTATCTCAATCGCGTCTATCTCGGCTCCGGCGCCTATGGCGTGGATGCGGCGTCAAGGCGCTATTTCAACAAGTCCGCCAAGGACGTGAACCTGATGGAAGCCGCCACTTTGGCAGGGCTTCTCAAAGCCCCTTCGCGCCTTTCACCAGCGCGCGATCCGGAAGCGGCCAATGCCCGCGCCAGACTCGTTCTGGGTGCGATGCGCAAAGAAGGCATGATCGATGACCGGCAACAGGCAATCGCCGAAAGCGAGCCGCCGACGCGTGCGCCATCCTACTGGCAGGGATCGGAGAATTACGTGGCCGACAAGGTCGTAAGCGCGCTTCCTGCGCTGATCGGCGAGACCAAGAGCGACATTACGGTCGAGACCACGATCGATCTCAGCCTGCAGGCGGCAGGAGAGGAAGCGATCAAGGAACAGATCGCACAGCACAGCAAGAAGATGAACGTCAGCCAAGGCGCGATGGTGTCCATTGACGGCACGGGTGCGGTGCGCGCCATGGTGGGCGGTGTCGACTATGCTGCGAGCCAGTTCGACCGCGTGACGGACGGTCATCGCCAGCCCGCCTCCACTTTCAAGCCCTTTGTCTATCTCTCTTCGCTCGAACAGGGGCGCACACCTGACTCCGTGCGCAATGACGCACCGGTCCGCATCGGCAAATGGACGCCCGCCAACGACAACGGCAAATATATGGGCGAGGTCACGCTTGCGACAGCACTTTCGCATTCGCTCAATTCGGTTTCGGCACAGCTCGTCATGGAAGTCGGTCCGCAAACCGTGATCGATACAGCCCACCGCCTCGGTGTTCAGTCAGCGCTGGTGCCCAATGCGTCGCTGGCGCTTGGAACCTCCGAGGTGACGCTGCTGGAACTGACCGACGCTTACGTGCCCTTTGCCAATGGCGGCTACCGTGCGCCGGTCTATTTCATCACCCGTGTGACCGATGCCGATGGCAACGTACTTTACCAGAAAGAAGACGGCATCGGCCCGCGTGTCATCGACGAGCGCAATGTCGGCATGATCAATGCCATGCTGCGCCGCACCGTCGAGGACGGCACGGCGCGCAGGGCGGCCTTTGGTGGCTGGCCTGCGGCGGGCAAGACCGGCACCAGCCAGAATTTCCGCGATGCATGGTTTATCGGCTATACAGCCAACCTCACCACGGGGGTTTGGTTCGGCAATGATGACGGCAAGGGCATGAAGCGTGTCTTCGGCTCGACATTGCCAGTCGCTGCATGGAAGGAATTCATGCAAAAGGCGCATAAGGGCGTGCCGATTGCGCAATTACCCGGCCATTACGAAATCCAGAACGTGCTACCCGGCGGCAGCGACGGCATGGACCCCAATGCGCCTTACGATCCGAACCTGATGTCACAGAACGGTTTTGGCAATCAGCCTATGGCGGGCAATGATGAGGAGGGGTACTGGCCGCCTGCGCCGGAGACGACCCCGCGCAACGATATCCAGCAGCCTGCACAACAGCCTGATCAACAACCAAGCCAGCAGCCGGGAAAATCAACGACGCTCTACGATATCATCATGGGCAATTGA
- a CDS encoding DEAD/DEAH box helicase produces MSLPETIAPALSGALAARGYNDLTAVQNAVLAPETLDSDLLVSAQTGSGKTVAFGLAFAQTLLGNELRFGRAESPLALIIAPTRELALQVRRELEWLYADTGAQIASCVGGMDIRSERRALERGSHIVVGTPGRLRDHITRNALDMTQLRAIVLDEADEMLDMGFREDLEFILGEAPQERRTLMFSATVSKPIAQLAKRFQNNAMRLTVTSDTSQHADIDYVAMPVPPHERDHAIINTLLYYDSQNTIIFCSTREAVKHMASRLSNRGFAVVALSGELSQAERNNALQAMRDGRARVCVATDVAARGIDLPNLDLVIHADLPTNPDTLLHRSGRTGRAGRKGTCVLVVPFSRRRSAERLLQLAKLDAQTIAAPGIAAVQAKNNERILNSDVFGQAVEDEHQELLQSLTQRYTPEQIANAFLNRELAALPAAEEVSDAPVHPVGSKKPRERSERNDRFERGERRERSENRGEPGERFDRNAKFDGVWFSLSAGRKHRADPKWLLPLICKAGDISKRDVGAIKILDNETRFEISASKANEFRQLVAERGTGEKGLVIRPATPGAGEDAGRREGRGESRGEGKPSFKPRGDKFKDGHKDGYKKPGKKYRSE; encoded by the coding sequence ATGTCTCTGCCTGAAACCATCGCTCCGGCTCTTTCCGGGGCCTTAGCCGCTCGTGGCTATAACGACCTCACCGCCGTCCAGAACGCGGTTCTCGCCCCTGAAACGCTCGATAGCGACCTGCTCGTCTCCGCACAGACCGGCTCGGGCAAGACGGTGGCCTTCGGCCTCGCTTTCGCGCAAACACTACTCGGCAATGAATTGCGCTTCGGCAGGGCTGAAAGTCCGCTGGCGCTGATCATCGCGCCGACACGCGAACTCGCCCTTCAGGTGCGCCGCGAACTCGAATGGCTTTATGCCGATACCGGCGCGCAGATCGCATCCTGCGTCGGCGGCATGGATATCCGTTCCGAGCGCCGTGCGCTGGAGCGTGGCAGCCATATCGTGGTTGGAACACCCGGACGCCTGCGCGACCACATTACCCGCAACGCACTCGATATGACGCAACTTCGCGCCATCGTTCTCGATGAAGCCGACGAAATGCTCGATATGGGCTTTCGCGAAGACCTCGAATTCATTCTGGGCGAAGCGCCGCAAGAGCGCCGCACGCTGATGTTCTCGGCGACTGTATCCAAGCCGATTGCCCAGCTTGCCAAGCGCTTCCAGAACAATGCGATGCGTCTCACCGTCACCAGCGACACCAGCCAGCATGCCGATATCGATTATGTCGCAATGCCTGTGCCCCCGCATGAGCGCGACCACGCGATCATCAACACGCTGCTTTATTACGATTCACAGAACACCATTATTTTCTGCTCGACCCGCGAAGCGGTCAAGCATATGGCGAGCCGGCTTTCCAATCGCGGTTTTGCAGTGGTCGCACTTTCGGGCGAGTTAAGTCAGGCCGAGCGCAACAATGCGCTTCAGGCCATGCGCGACGGACGCGCCCGCGTCTGTGTGGCAACCGATGTTGCAGCTCGCGGCATTGACCTACCCAATCTCGATCTGGTCATCCATGCCGATCTTCCGACCAATCCCGATACGCTTCTACATCGTTCGGGCCGCACGGGCCGTGCGGGGCGCAAGGGTACCTGCGTGCTCGTTGTGCCGTTCTCGCGCCGCCGCTCCGCCGAACGTCTGCTGCAACTGGCGAAACTCGATGCGCAGACGATTGCCGCACCGGGGATCGCTGCCGTGCAGGCCAAAAACAACGAGCGCATTCTCAATTCGGACGTGTTCGGTCAGGCAGTTGAGGACGAGCATCAGGAGCTGTTGCAGTCGCTGACGCAACGCTACACACCCGAACAGATCGCCAATGCCTTTTTGAACCGCGAGCTTGCAGCACTTCCAGCAGCGGAAGAGGTTTCGGACGCGCCAGTGCATCCGGTCGGCAGCAAAAAGCCTAGAGAGCGCTCTGAAAGAAATGATCGTTTCGAGCGTGGCGAACGCCGCGAGCGCAGCGAGAATAGAGGCGAGCCGGGCGAGCGTTTCGACCGTAATGCAAAATTCGATGGCGTATGGTTCTCGCTTTCCGCAGGACGCAAGCACCGCGCCGATCCGAAATGGCTTTTGCCGTTGATCTGCAAGGCGGGCGATATTTCCAAGCGCGATGTCGGCGCGATCAAAATCCTTGACAACGAAACCCGCTTTGAAATCTCGGCCTCCAAAGCCAATGAATTCCGCCAGCTCGTCGCTGAACGCGGCACCGGCGAAAAGGGGCTGGTGATCCGTCCGGCCACACCGGGCGCAGGCGAGGATGCCGGACGCAGAGAAGGTCGGGGCGAAAGCCGCGGAGAAGGCAAGCCCTCGTTCAAGCCGCGCGGCGACAAGTTCAAGGACGGCCATAAGGACGGCTATAAAAAGCCCGGCAAGAAGTATCGCAGCGAATAA